In one window of Borrelia anserina Es DNA:
- the mnmG gene encoding tRNA uridine-5-carboxymethylaminomethyl(34) synthesis enzyme MnmG encodes MDFDAIVIGGGHAGIEASLALSRLNFKTLMITQNLDTIGKLSCNPAIGGLAKGNMVREIDALGGEMGCLIDFSMIQFRILNKSRGPAVQAPRAQADKLVYQVKAKETLERQSNLDLFQDTVSDFLLNSMRNKIEGVVTERGNKFTSHVVVLTTGTFLRGKIFIGEYRACMGRISEPAAYGLEKILLDLGFEMGRLKTGTPARVHRKSINFEKTEVQFGDSDIIPFSFSNTKIDKAQLSCYITYTNKKTHEIISDNMHLSPLYSGEIVGNGPRYCPSIEDKIVKFKDKDKHQIFIEPEGLSTEEMYLNGLSSSLPEDVQKRLINSIDGLENAVITRPGYAVEYDYINPIELYASLETKRVEGLFVAGQTNGSSGYEEAAAQGLMAGINAALKLQGKDSMILPRTSSYIGVLVDDLVTKGTKEPYRMFTSRAEHRLNLRHDTSDKRLIRWGYEVGLVSEEKYSKYFSKEKQVEEIKELLRQRRLKEKEASTLQLRRHINKDFYHIVKDPYISLGDLINIDPKLNVSKVILEQVELDIKYEGYINRQRDLIRKMDNLELIKLPVNFNYEIDGLSREAKEKFVKIQPANLAQASRISGVRNTDIQVLLIYFSSSKNKVALSLSL; translated from the coding sequence ATGGATTTCGATGCTATTGTTATTGGAGGAGGACATGCTGGTATTGAGGCATCTCTAGCTCTTTCAAGATTAAATTTTAAGACACTCATGATTACTCAAAATTTAGATACAATTGGTAAGCTTTCTTGTAATCCGGCTATTGGTGGGCTTGCTAAGGGAAATATGGTACGTGAAATTGATGCTCTTGGGGGAGAAATGGGGTGTCTTATTGACTTTAGTATGATTCAATTTAGAATTTTAAATAAAAGTCGAGGACCTGCGGTTCAAGCACCGCGTGCGCAGGCTGATAAATTGGTGTATCAGGTTAAGGCAAAAGAAACATTGGAGAGACAAAGTAATCTTGATCTTTTTCAAGATACTGTTAGTGACTTTTTGCTTAATTCTATGAGGAATAAAATAGAAGGTGTGGTTACAGAGAGGGGTAATAAATTTACATCTCATGTTGTGGTGCTTACTACCGGAACTTTTCTTAGGGGTAAAATATTCATTGGTGAGTATAGAGCTTGTATGGGAAGAATTTCTGAGCCTGCTGCTTATGGTCTTGAAAAGATTTTACTTGATCTTGGATTTGAGATGGGTAGGCTTAAAACAGGTACTCCTGCTAGGGTTCATAGGAAAAGTATAAATTTTGAAAAAACAGAAGTTCAATTTGGAGATTCTGATATCATTCCTTTTTCCTTTTCAAATACTAAGATAGATAAAGCTCAACTTTCTTGTTATATCACTTATACTAATAAAAAAACCCATGAGATAATCAGTGATAATATGCATCTCTCTCCTCTTTATTCTGGTGAAATTGTTGGGAATGGTCCAAGATATTGTCCTTCAATTGAAGATAAGATAGTAAAATTCAAAGATAAGGATAAACATCAAATATTTATTGAACCTGAAGGGTTGAGTACTGAAGAGATGTATCTTAATGGTTTAAGTTCGTCTTTGCCTGAAGATGTTCAGAAAAGGTTGATCAATAGTATTGATGGACTTGAGAATGCAGTTATTACAAGACCTGGGTATGCTGTTGAATATGATTACATTAATCCTATTGAATTATATGCAAGTCTTGAGACTAAAAGAGTTGAGGGACTTTTTGTTGCAGGGCAAACTAATGGGTCATCAGGATATGAGGAAGCTGCAGCTCAAGGCTTGATGGCTGGAATTAATGCGGCACTTAAACTGCAAGGGAAAGATTCGATGATACTTCCACGGACTAGTTCTTATATTGGAGTGCTTGTTGATGACCTTGTTACCAAGGGGACTAAGGAGCCTTATAGAATGTTTACTTCAAGGGCTGAACATAGGCTTAATCTGCGACATGATACTAGTGATAAGAGGTTGATTAGGTGGGGATATGAGGTTGGACTGGTTAGTGAAGAAAAATATTCTAAATATTTTTCAAAGGAGAAACAAGTAGAGGAAATTAAAGAGCTTTTGCGGCAGAGGCGTCTTAAAGAAAAGGAAGCTAGTACCTTACAATTGAGAAGACACATTAACAAGGATTTTTATCATATTGTAAAAGATCCATATATTAGTTTAGGTGATCTTATTAATATAGATCCTAAATTGAATGTTTCAAAAGTAATTCTTGAACAGGTTGAGTTAGATATTAAATATGAGGGCTACATTAATAGACAAAGAGATTTGATTAGGAAAATGGATAATCTTGAGCTTATTAAATTGCCAGTTAATTTCAATTACGAGATTGATGGGCTATCTAGAGAGGCTAAGGAAAAGTTTGTTAAAATTCAGCCAGCTAATCTTGCTCAGGCAAGTAGGATTTCTGGTGTTAGAAATACAGATATTCAGGTTTTGCTTATATATTTTTCAAGTTCTAAGAATAAGGTAGCGCTTAGTTTGTCTTTATGA
- the mnmE gene encoding tRNA uridine-5-carboxymethylaminomethyl(34) synthesis GTPase MnmE, whose protein sequence is MNKLFQREDDIVALATPFLSSALCVIRSSGISSIERFSEIFSDPKRLLEAPGHTIHYGYIVDKETCEKLDEVVVCLYRAPKSFTGQDSIEVMAHGSLVGIKRIIDFFLKVGFRMAEPGEFTLRSFLAGKLDLTKAEAVNELVAAKTNKTHTLAVNKLSGSLFVKIDLIKKDILNFLSALSVYLDYETNEDEIKVPFEAISKSKDELKRLIDSYDASRKLDHGITLVLAGSVNVGKSSLFNLLLKEDRAIVSSYAGTTRDYIQASFELDGILFNVFDTAGLRETSDFVEQLGIVRSNSLIKEASLVLYVIDLSSKLTNDDLKFINSYVGHSKVLFVLNKMDLGQNDKTVEFFNSGNINSSNLVRISTKTLFGIDALYDKIRSLACFDYVDIDSYDVVVSSSRQAELLKKAYNLVIELLNKIERDISYDMLAFDVYEVINLLGEITGEVTSEDVLNNMFKNFCLGK, encoded by the coding sequence ATGAATAAGCTTTTTCAAAGAGAAGATGATATTGTTGCACTTGCTACACCCTTTCTTAGTAGTGCGTTATGTGTGATTCGTAGTAGTGGGATTTCTTCAATTGAGAGGTTTTCTGAAATATTTTCAGATCCTAAGAGACTTCTTGAAGCACCCGGACATACGATTCATTATGGGTATATAGTGGATAAAGAGACTTGTGAAAAGTTAGATGAAGTTGTTGTTTGTCTTTATAGAGCTCCAAAAAGTTTTACAGGACAAGATTCAATAGAAGTTATGGCTCATGGATCTCTTGTTGGTATAAAACGGATTATAGATTTTTTTTTGAAAGTGGGATTTAGGATGGCTGAGCCAGGTGAGTTTACTTTGCGTTCTTTTTTGGCTGGCAAACTTGATCTTACTAAAGCAGAAGCAGTAAATGAGTTAGTTGCTGCTAAAACTAATAAGACCCATACTCTTGCTGTTAACAAGCTTTCAGGTTCTTTGTTTGTGAAAATAGATTTAATCAAGAAAGATATTTTAAATTTTCTTTCAGCACTTAGTGTTTATCTTGATTATGAAACCAATGAAGATGAGATTAAGGTTCCTTTTGAGGCTATTTCAAAAAGTAAAGATGAGCTTAAAAGGTTGATTGATTCTTATGATGCTTCAAGGAAGTTGGATCATGGAATTACATTAGTTTTAGCTGGTTCTGTTAATGTTGGCAAGTCTTCTCTTTTTAATTTGTTACTAAAGGAAGATAGAGCTATAGTTTCTTCTTATGCTGGCACTACGAGAGATTACATTCAAGCTAGTTTTGAACTGGATGGTATTTTGTTTAACGTTTTTGATACAGCAGGGCTTAGGGAGACTAGTGATTTTGTTGAACAGTTGGGTATAGTTAGGAGTAATTCCTTAATTAAGGAAGCATCTTTGGTTCTTTATGTTATTGACTTAAGTTCGAAACTAACGAATGACGACTTAAAATTTATTAATTCTTATGTAGGACATTCTAAGGTACTTTTTGTTTTAAATAAGATGGATTTAGGACAAAATGACAAAACAGTTGAATTTTTTAATTCAGGTAATATAAATTCATCAAATTTGGTAAGGATTAGTACCAAAACTTTATTTGGTATAGATGCTCTTTATGATAAGATAAGATCATTGGCGTGTTTTGATTATGTTGATATTGATAGTTATGATGTTGTCGTTTCATCAAGTCGCCAGGCAGAACTTTTAAAAAAAGCTTATAATTTGGTTATTGAGTTGTTAAATAAAATAGAACGAGATATAAGCTATGATATGTTAGCATTTGATGTTTATGAAGTGATTAATCTTTTAGGTGAAATAACAGGTGAAGTTACTAGTGAGGATGTACTTAACAATATGTTTAAGAATTTTTGTTTAGGAAAATAG
- the flgK gene encoding flagellar hook-associated protein FlgK encodes MNSTFSGIEIGKKSLFAHKDAMNTIGHNLTNASKPGYSRQRVIMKTEMPIYAPQLNRANKVGQLGQGIMVQCIERIRDDLLDIKIAEESHRLGYWNSKDKFISLLENVYNEPEEQSIRKRLNDFWDSWQDLSRQPQGLAERNIILERGKAFAETIKSRFHSLERIYTMVNDEVKITTEEINNYLRNISDLNRQIAKAIAMKDQPNDLMDERDLIVNKLSNLISISIENKRDPNEFLIHSEGKHLIQGTIANEFMLEAVNGPTRTKWNVLWNNGEMTNIDTGKLGALINVRDNEIKNEINELDNMAINIIELVNEVHVSGYGLDKKNGRIFFDQEYKLTDELGRYDSNGNGQFDSVHIFKINSTNELIPEEKLGFAGILRFQTLNTNNFIEIPYHTTDTVQDVINKINNSNAQVTARINEEGKFEIKAIKEEEKDSAVFRIRYIEDSGLFLTTYTGILDASGAEGAYNYQNINTTNQLTNTASYSISPLKNPAAWLKVSKEILEDPSKIASGIRTPTNNIPIGDNEAALRIASLVNSQIMIGKNETLNDYFANTASNIAIKGQIAEVTKNSQEQILKSLTDLRLSISGVNKDEELANMIEFQQSFIAASKFITVSAELIDTIINKMGV; translated from the coding sequence ATGAATTCAACATTCTCAGGAATAGAAATTGGAAAGAAAAGCTTATTTGCACATAAAGATGCTATGAATACAATTGGACATAATTTAACTAACGCCTCAAAACCCGGATATTCAAGACAAAGAGTTATAATGAAAACTGAAATGCCAATTTATGCCCCTCAATTAAATAGAGCAAACAAAGTAGGTCAATTAGGCCAAGGAATAATGGTACAATGCATAGAAAGAATAAGAGACGATCTACTTGACATAAAAATAGCTGAAGAATCACATCGCCTCGGCTATTGGAATTCAAAAGACAAATTTATTTCTCTGCTTGAAAATGTATATAATGAGCCGGAAGAACAATCAATTAGAAAAAGATTGAATGACTTTTGGGATAGCTGGCAAGATCTGTCAAGACAACCTCAAGGATTAGCTGAAAGAAACATTATCCTAGAACGTGGAAAAGCTTTTGCAGAAACAATAAAAAGCAGATTTCACTCCCTTGAACGAATATACACAATGGTAAATGATGAAGTTAAAATTACTACTGAAGAGATAAATAATTACCTTAGAAATATTAGTGATCTTAATAGGCAAATTGCAAAAGCAATCGCCATGAAAGATCAGCCAAATGATTTAATGGATGAAAGAGACTTAATAGTCAACAAACTAAGCAATTTAATTAGTATCTCCATAGAAAATAAGCGAGATCCTAATGAATTCTTAATTCATTCAGAAGGAAAACATCTCATTCAAGGCACAATCGCAAATGAATTCATGTTAGAAGCAGTTAATGGTCCTACAAGAACCAAATGGAATGTTTTATGGAATAATGGAGAAATGACTAACATTGATACAGGAAAATTAGGAGCTCTTATTAATGTAAGAGATAACGAAATTAAAAATGAGATTAATGAGCTAGATAATATGGCAATCAATATCATAGAGCTTGTAAATGAAGTTCATGTATCAGGCTACGGACTTGACAAAAAAAATGGAAGAATTTTTTTTGATCAAGAATACAAGCTAACTGATGAGCTCGGACGATATGACAGCAATGGAAATGGTCAGTTTGATTCCGTTCATATATTCAAAATAAATAGTACAAATGAACTTATTCCAGAAGAAAAGCTAGGATTTGCAGGAATACTCAGATTTCAAACACTCAACACAAATAATTTCATAGAAATACCTTACCATACAACAGATACCGTTCAAGATGTAATAAATAAAATCAATAATTCTAATGCACAAGTTACTGCAAGAATTAATGAAGAAGGAAAATTTGAAATCAAAGCAATCAAAGAAGAAGAAAAAGATAGCGCTGTCTTTAGAATTAGATATATTGAAGATTCTGGGCTATTCTTAACAACTTACACAGGCATTTTAGATGCATCGGGAGCTGAAGGTGCTTATAACTACCAAAACATTAATACTACTAACCAACTAACAAATACAGCTAGCTATTCAATATCTCCTTTAAAAAATCCAGCTGCATGGCTTAAAGTATCTAAAGAAATTTTAGAAGATCCGTCAAAGATTGCATCAGGAATTAGAACTCCAACAAATAATATTCCTATTGGAGATAACGAAGCAGCACTACGTATTGCATCTCTTGTAAACTCACAAATCATGATCGGAAAGAATGAAACACTAAATGACTACTTCGCAAACACAGCTTCCAATATTGCAATAAAAGGACAAATAGCAGAAGTTACAAAAAATAGTCAAGAACAAATACTTAAAAGCTTAACTGATTTAAGATTATCAATATCTGGTGTAAATAAGGATGAGGAATTAGCAAACATGATAGAATTTCAACAATCATTTATTGCTGCAAGTAAATTCATCACCGTTTCTGCTGAATTAATAGATACAATTATAAATAAAATGGGAGTATAA
- a CDS encoding flagellar hook-associated protein 3 — MINRVSHPLTYENLKASSTGKEVKITRLLESLYQGGKKIINLRDDPTGVTHAIRLDSDMFKLNTYVKNINNAKGKLRYIEGYLQSLANILTRAKEITVQGSNGTYGADDKKMIAKEINAILEDVLAIANAKGADGCSIFAGTKVDAEAFKVTRENRINRLTQDRAETQIVRIDYNGNQAEQTTEIYNGIYIPTSYPGSEIFFSQNHYIISSKSVNGFTVKENTKIYIDNIEIALTQGDTAADIIAKINESAAPVEAILDPILNSIAIKTTTPHQIWITEEGSTVLQDLGILTQNNDTKEPPYNIASNTEVRNRTIFDSLIDLRDTLEENREGIIGSRSLAEIDESLNKIFSTLADLGTKDNRLDLNHERISKEIIDMKDDIVKYTDFDVTKTITDLNMTSLAYQVSLGVSARIMQTTLLDFLK; from the coding sequence ATGATAAACAGAGTAAGTCACCCTTTAACATATGAAAATTTAAAAGCATCTTCAACAGGAAAAGAAGTAAAAATAACGAGACTCTTAGAAAGTCTATATCAAGGTGGTAAAAAAATCATAAATCTTCGAGATGATCCAACTGGTGTCACTCATGCAATAAGATTAGACAGTGATATGTTTAAACTTAACACTTATGTCAAAAATATCAATAACGCCAAAGGAAAATTAAGATATATAGAAGGATATTTACAATCCCTAGCAAATATTTTAACCCGTGCAAAAGAAATAACTGTCCAAGGATCAAACGGTACATACGGAGCTGATGATAAAAAAATGATAGCAAAAGAAATAAACGCAATACTTGAAGATGTACTTGCAATAGCAAATGCAAAAGGAGCAGATGGATGCAGCATATTTGCAGGAACTAAAGTTGATGCCGAAGCATTCAAAGTAACTAGAGAAAACAGAATAAACAGATTAACCCAAGATAGAGCAGAAACGCAAATAGTAAGAATAGACTACAATGGCAATCAAGCGGAACAGACAACTGAAATATATAATGGAATTTATATCCCAACCAGCTATCCTGGAAGTGAAATATTCTTTTCACAAAATCACTACATAATATCATCAAAAAGTGTTAATGGATTTACTGTAAAAGAAAATACCAAAATATATATCGATAATATTGAAATAGCATTAACACAAGGAGATACTGCTGCTGACATTATTGCTAAGATTAATGAATCAGCTGCTCCTGTTGAAGCTATCCTTGATCCTATTCTAAATTCAATAGCTATAAAAACAACCACACCTCATCAAATATGGATAACAGAAGAAGGTTCAACAGTACTACAAGATCTTGGTATTCTTACCCAAAACAATGATACCAAAGAACCTCCCTATAATATTGCAAGTAACACTGAAGTTAGAAATAGAACTATTTTTGATAGCTTAATTGATCTGAGGGATACTCTAGAAGAAAATAGAGAAGGGATTATTGGAAGTAGAAGTTTAGCTGAAATCGACGAAAGTTTAAATAAAATCTTTTCAACATTGGCTGATCTTGGAACTAAAGATAACAGACTCGATCTAAATCATGAAAGGATCAGTAAAGAAATAATAGATATGAAAGATGATATTGTTAAATATACCGATTTTGACGTAACAAAAACAATAACAGATCTTAATATGACAAGTTTAGCTTATCAGGTATCTTTAGGGGTTTCTGCAAGAATAATGCAAACAACACTATTAGATTTCCTAAAGTAA
- the fliW gene encoding flagellar assembly protein FliW — translation MKNKLSIKFNFPEGIPGFEDIKEFIIKDSEHKPFSIMQSINGEINFLVTSPLNFLEKYIPKIEEKDWLDIQAENEDEKVILCIINMHVKNYKEITANLKAPIILNKKKLIGKQAISTNEEHYLRYRVFKE, via the coding sequence ATGAAAAATAAACTTAGTATAAAATTCAACTTCCCTGAAGGAATACCAGGGTTTGAAGATATCAAAGAATTTATAATCAAAGACTCTGAACATAAACCGTTCTCTATCATGCAATCAATAAATGGAGAAATAAATTTCTTAGTAACATCTCCCCTTAACTTTTTAGAAAAATATATTCCAAAAATAGAGGAAAAAGATTGGTTAGATATTCAAGCAGAAAATGAAGATGAAAAGGTTATACTATGTATAATTAATATGCATGTAAAAAATTATAAGGAAATAACAGCCAATTTAAAAGCTCCAATCATATTAAACAAAAAGAAACTAATCGGAAAACAAGCTATATCCACAAATGAAGAGCATTATCTTAGATATAGAGTCTTTAAGGAATAA
- the csrA gene encoding carbon storage regulator CsrA, with the protein MLILSRKAKESIKIDSNIEISILEIKKDSVKIAIKAPENIKILRSEIYDIIKEENKKSILQDKNNMHKIKNLLDHLNK; encoded by the coding sequence ATGCTAATATTATCAAGAAAAGCAAAAGAAAGCATAAAAATAGACTCCAACATTGAAATTTCAATATTAGAAATAAAAAAAGATAGTGTCAAAATAGCTATAAAAGCTCCTGAAAATATTAAAATACTTAGATCTGAAATATATGATATCATTAAAGAAGAAAACAAAAAATCAATTTTACAAGACAAGAACAACATGCATAAAATAAAAAATTTACTTGATCATCTCAATAAATGA
- the tsaB gene encoding tRNA (adenosine(37)-N6)-threonylcarbamoyltransferase complex dimerization subunit type 1 TsaB, whose product MMNTLSVEYSYKTLLIHFKINGEVLSLVKFKDKINYTLSVPKLFNDFVLKHNIDLNNLDLLINSSGPGSFTGLRISLSFIKGLSLGLSIPFVNVPTFDVFARLIHTRLDVLTLSFTAGRYFLGYYKNSKLCGKIFCFSELELFDYLDGLDLKFVIVGNGVEFIYEKLKYKKYNFEIITDMESFGSVLRDLGECKYLESGHGDNILAGPFYVRLSDAEIKSHLLR is encoded by the coding sequence GTGATGAATACTCTTTCAGTTGAATATTCATATAAAACTTTACTAATTCATTTTAAAATTAATGGTGAAGTTTTATCTTTAGTTAAGTTTAAAGATAAGATTAATTATACTCTTAGTGTTCCAAAATTATTTAATGATTTTGTATTAAAACATAATATTGATCTTAATAATCTTGATTTACTTATTAATTCGTCTGGACCTGGTTCTTTTACGGGCTTGAGAATTAGTTTAAGTTTTATTAAGGGACTTTCTTTAGGGCTTTCAATTCCTTTTGTTAATGTACCTACTTTTGATGTTTTTGCAAGGTTAATTCATACAAGATTGGATGTTCTGACTTTAAGTTTTACAGCTGGTAGGTATTTTCTTGGGTATTATAAAAATTCTAAATTATGTGGCAAAATTTTTTGTTTTTCTGAATTGGAGTTATTTGACTATTTGGATGGTCTTGACTTGAAATTTGTTATTGTGGGTAACGGCGTTGAATTTATTTATGAAAAACTTAAATATAAAAAATATAATTTTGAGATTATTACTGATATGGAATCTTTTGGTTCAGTTTTGAGGGATCTTGGTGAATGTAAGTACTTGGAAAGCGGACATGGCGATAATATTTTGGCAGGACCCTTTTATGTAAGACTTAGTGATGCTGAGATTAAGTCTCATTTATTGAGATGA
- the tsaE gene encoding tRNA (adenosine(37)-N6)-threonylcarbamoyltransferase complex ATPase subunit type 1 TsaE: MKLFFKTEKEMIGFSKSFFSPLPIGKVFGFCGDMGAGKTTFLKGLALNLGISYFTSPTYNIINVYDFVDFKFYHIDLYRLNSLDEFELIGGMEIFLDMSSIIAIEWPEMIIDVLPRNRLKFLKFKVQDTSRILEFSDEYSFS, translated from the coding sequence TTGAAATTATTTTTTAAGACAGAAAAGGAAATGATAGGCTTTTCTAAGTCTTTTTTTAGTCCCTTACCTATTGGCAAGGTATTTGGTTTTTGTGGTGATATGGGTGCTGGAAAAACAACCTTTTTAAAAGGTTTGGCCTTGAATCTTGGTATTTCTTATTTTACAAGTCCAACTTATAACATTATTAATGTTTATGATTTTGTAGATTTTAAATTTTATCATATTGATTTGTACCGTTTAAATAGTTTAGATGAGTTTGAGCTTATTGGTGGAATGGAGATTTTCTTAGATATGTCATCTATAATAGCTATTGAGTGGCCAGAGATGATTATTGATGTTTTGCCCCGGAATAGGTTGAAATTTTTGAAGTTTAAAGTACAAGATACTAGTAGGATTTTAGAATTTAGTGATGAATACTCTTTCAGTTGA
- the rplT gene encoding 50S ribosomal protein L20, protein MARVKNGIVHVARRKKILSKTKGFWGTKKSNYKKAKDTLRKGMMYATRDRKVRKRDFRSLWIVRISAALTGMGINYSRFFESLKRANIKLNRKILSNLAIEDITTFKKIVYEIKS, encoded by the coding sequence ATGGCTAGAGTGAAGAACGGGATAGTTCATGTTGCAAGACGAAAAAAGATCTTAAGTAAAACTAAGGGTTTTTGGGGTACTAAGAAAAGTAATTATAAGAAGGCCAAAGATACTCTTCGTAAAGGTATGATGTATGCTACAAGAGATAGGAAGGTTCGTAAGAGAGATTTTAGAAGCTTATGGATTGTAAGAATTTCTGCTGCTTTAACAGGCATGGGAATTAATTATTCAAGATTTTTTGAAAGTTTAAAAAGGGCTAATATTAAGCTTAATAGAAAAATTTTATCTAATCTAGCAATTGAAGATATTACGACTTTTAAAAAGATTGTTTATGAGATAAAAAGTTGA
- the rpmI gene encoding 50S ribosomal protein L35, with amino-acid sequence MSKMKTCKSARKRFAFTSKGKIKHKRQNLRHILTKKSSKRRRKLGKLGLVSSVEVKRIKTLLPYA; translated from the coding sequence ATGTCAAAAATGAAAACGTGCAAAAGCGCAAGAAAGAGGTTTGCTTTTACTTCAAAAGGTAAAATTAAACATAAAAGACAAAATTTAAGGCATATTTTGACAAAAAAGTCTTCAAAAAGAAGAAGGAAGTTGGGTAAGTTAGGTTTGGTTTCCAGTGTTGAAGTTAAGAGAATCAAGACCTTGTTACCTTATGCTTGA
- the infC gene encoding translation initiation factor IF-3 — MINRSFGKDKDRSKSSSKELRINNKIKAREVRVIFDDGTQSVLLIEDAIKYARDAELDLVEVSPNVLPPVCKIIDYGKYKFHQEKRQKEQRKNQKIIKLKEVRMQPKIDVHDLDFKYRNILGFLKEGNRVKVTIRFRGRELAHTHLGYGILESILEKVGDSNYVLESPAKMEGKTMFLIIAPKSKK; from the coding sequence ATGATAAATAGAAGTTTCGGTAAGGATAAAGATAGGTCGAAGTCAAGTAGTAAAGAGTTAAGAATTAATAATAAGATTAAGGCTCGTGAGGTTAGGGTTATTTTTGATGATGGCACCCAATCTGTTTTGTTAATTGAAGATGCTATTAAATATGCTAGGGATGCTGAACTTGATTTGGTTGAGGTATCGCCGAATGTATTGCCTCCTGTGTGTAAAATAATCGATTATGGAAAATATAAATTTCATCAAGAGAAGCGTCAAAAGGAGCAAAGAAAAAATCAAAAGATAATTAAGCTTAAAGAGGTGAGGATGCAGCCAAAAATAGATGTTCATGATCTTGATTTTAAGTATAGAAATATTTTAGGATTCCTCAAAGAAGGTAATAGGGTAAAAGTTACTATAAGATTTAGGGGACGTGAACTTGCTCATACTCATTTGGGTTATGGAATTTTGGAGAGTATTCTTGAAAAGGTAGGTGATTCTAATTATGTCTTGGAATCACCAGCTAAGATGGAAGGCAAGACAATGTTTTTAATTATTGCACCTAAGTCTAAGAAGTAA